In the Callospermophilus lateralis isolate mCalLat2 chromosome 19, mCalLat2.hap1, whole genome shotgun sequence genome, GACCAGCAAAAGCATAGAATCCCTTTCATCTCAAACCAGTTTCAAAAAGACAGTTGGCCATCCCCACTGGTTATTTGCATTTATTCTACCAGCTTTCAAAAGCCGAGCTCCTCTAGAGTAAGGCGGGAATTTCCTTGATTACTTGGAAATACTCTTTGGCAGCCTGTTGGTCTAAGGGCTGTCATGTGCTCTTTCCTTGGGTTTCACTGAAACCAGGTCCCTCTGTGTGCAGTTCCTCCCTCCTCCACCTGCAGGATCAGGCTCATGTGCTCACAGAAGACCCCAGTTCTGggagccactctatgcaggcctcACCTGTGTCCTTCCAGCCTGGCTGGAGCTGCTCCAGGGGAGCCGCAGAGAAAGCGACCTCCATCCTGCAGATCTGAGCACGTCCTCAGGAAACCCTGCTGCTCCATCCACTGGGTGGCAGAAAACTTCCTGGGGATTCACCCTCTTTCTAGAAGCAAGTCCACAGAGCCACAGCACCCCGGGCTCTGTTGTGGTTGGCATCTTCACCTAAGAGCACTGCCACCCACCCCATGTTCCTTGGGGAGCTTCCTGGTGACCTCAGGAACTGGCTCAGTGCTGGAGTGCAACCCCCAGATGCCTGTGCCACCCCCACTCTGCTTCCTGCTCAGACACATCCAGTTTGCTTCCTTCCCTAAGGAGCCTGTAGAACATGGTGGGGAAGCGAAGAGGTTCCCCCTGGGGCAAAGGAGCCTGAATTTGGTTCCGCCACCACTGAGGCTTGGGCAGGTCACCAAGCTGCATCTCAGCCTCCACAGCCACAGAGCAGATGTCAACAATGACATCTGCCACTGCTGTTTTGAGAATTGAGGGTGATGGGCGTGCAACATCCCCTGGTCCTCAGCGGGATCGCTAAGAGGTGGAGGATCAGCAGCTGATCCTTCTGAGGCCTGGCTGTCCCTGCCCCTTgggtctggagagtggctagtctTAGCATTGTGTGTGAACCTTCTGAACATGGGTGCATCCTTGGAATGTTCTAGCATCCCATTTGACCTTGGAGGGATCTAAATTTGAACACAGCCCCACCATTAGTTTCTTGACTCAGCCAGTGCTTGTCTGTGCTTTAAGCCCTCTGGAGAGTTCTTTCATCACAGAGGGGTCTGTATCAGATGTCCCATGGGCTGGCTCACAGGACAGCATCCCTTTTCAGACTCAGCCCTGGAAATGGGGTGCAGAGCTACACCAGCTCTCCTGCTCTATGAGGGTTCCCACCATGGGCAGGAGTGAAATGCTTCTCCCCTCCTTGGATGGTGAGTCTGGGCTTTGGATAGAAAGAGGAATCTGCTCCCTCTGTCTAGGGCCCCTCCAACTTGGTCCCTGGTCAAAGCCTGGGGAAGTGCGTGTGGAGCCAGGGGCTAGATGTTCTATGGAAGTGACATGTCTTTACCCTGAGCCTGGAAAGGAACATGTGGACCCAGGGCTCGATGTCCTAGTGACACAGGTGACGTGTCATGACCCCTAACTACTTAGTTCCTCTCAAGCGCCTCCAGCTTGACCAAGATGTGCCAGGCTCTTGGAGGATCTGTCAACCTGTCCTCACGCATCCCAGGGACCCTGACAGAGCAGGTGAGGAGCAGCTGAGTCAGCTGTGTGCGTTTCTTTTTACACTCCATGGCCCTGGGACCCTGCAGACCACACCTGTCAACACCACAGCTGCGACATCTCCAGCTCGAGTTTTGGAAGGTCCATGAGCCCCACTTGGCTCCTCCTCTCCTTACCCTCCTCCCATGGTGACTGTCCATTACCCTTCTCCTGTCAAGGACAGAACCTGGGCCAGCGTGTGAGGAGGGAAACATGGCAGAGAAAGCTGCCTTTTCAAAACGTCCTCCCGACACCAGTCTTCAAAAGCCTCTGGGTGAAGCTTCTGGCTTTAGTGGTTTGCTGCCTCCCACCTCCACGTGCCCTCTTGGGACTCATGACAGTTGGGAGCCAAAGGCCAGGGGTGGATGACCCTGATGGCCTCCTGCCCTCCGTCCACACCTGGCTATTTGTCACCCCATTGAATCTTCCGCCACTCCAGTAActcgcctcttgaagaggaaagaagagtGGAAACAGGTAAGACCGTGTGGCCGTCATGATAGTGAAACCCAGGCCACCAACACTGACCAGGGCCAGCTTCTCACGAATGGCCACAATATTATTTCCCCAGGTGGTACGTCCTTCCAGAAACTTGCCACACCTCCATTCAGAGGTGGCGTCTGTGTCCCTCCCAGGGGCCTGCAGGGGCCTCAGTGACTGCCCAGCAGGGTGAGGCTCTGACATGAGGCTTAGGTAGAGCCCCACCTGCCTTAGGAAGGCCACAGCTACCCAGGGAGCCTGGGCCTGATGGAGGGCTCCCAGGGCCTGGGCGTCGAGGCCCAGCTGTGCTCCCTGCTCGAAGACATGGGCAGCTGCATGAGCCTTAGTGTGAGTCCCTTCATCTCATTGCAAGGACAACCTGGACCATGGGACACCTGTATGAGATGGCAAGAATGGCCTGGGGGCCTGGGGGCCTGGGGAGGGTGCCGATACTGCGTCAGAGGTATGACTTTGCTTCCAAGCTTAGATGATCTTAACCCTTTGCATTTTTCTGGGCCTAGGACCTGCCCTTTGCCCCGCAGTAGTGTCACAGTCACAAGGCAGCTTCAGACTCCCTCTAGGTCTATAtttgtagttttttctcagaaCCAATTCGAAACTGTCTAAGCTTCCTGTTCTTGCCTCTTTCCAGCGAGGGAAAAGCCGGGaccccacctgcttcactctgcaGGATCCTACTATCTCAGGCTGGGACATTTGATAGTGATAAAAAGGTCACTTTGAGGGGGTGGGAATcaaatgaggcaggaggacagattcaaggcaaggccagccttagcaacttacaaagaccttaagcaatttagtgaggccccatctcaaataaaatagggcttgggatgtggctcagtggttaagcacccttgggttcaatccctggaaccaaaaaatGAAAGGGACACAGACAATGCCACGTGTGGACGGTGTCCTAACTGCTCTCAGGAATGGATAGGACCCAGCCAAAAAGATGTCACTGAAGACATGAGCTGCACCCGGCTGGCACCAGCACAGGCACCTGGTGGCCTAGTACAAACTGACCCCACCATGGCACCACCGCGGCCTAGTGCCCACTGTCAGCACAGCCGCCTTGGTCAGAAAACAGTCCCGAGAATGGGGCTGCAGTGTGTTTTCACCACTGAGTGACAGCAGGCGACCTCAGGGAATAAGGAGGCTCCACCCTCCTGCCCCTTAAACCTGCAGGTTAGACACCTGCCTTCCCGCAGTGTGGGTCCAAAAGGACAGACCCCTGTGAGTCTCAAGCTcagagacaaaacaaaacaaaaccccacgGCTTCCACTTTGAGGGGACCCTGGAGCCCAGTTAGCAGCAGCATAGCCCATGTCCCAGGGTCACCACTGGCCTGGATAACTTTTCAAGCTCCAACCAGAAGTAACCAGGGGAGCAGCAGGCCCAAAGCCCAGCCTGCAGGGAGAAGGCAAGCGCACAGCTCCCCCCTGGCCCTCAGACCACAGTGGCACCCAGGAGAGGGGCGGGGTGCTCCCCAGGCTGAAGGCTACTCCGCCATGGGGGTCCTGGGACCAGGCTGTGCTTTGGGGTGAGCAGTGGGCACAGGGACCCAAGGAGCCAGCTAGAAGCAGCCTCCTCAACTTCTGAGGGCTTCTGTTAGTGCTGCTGGGCTCACCATGCCCTTGGTGGCTGGACAGCAGTGGTCagttggtgtcctggggagagacGCCAGGCGCTGACTTTTCTGCAGGGGACAGGCCATCTTGCTGCACTAACTCCCCCCCTCCCAGCGGCAGGGGGAGGACTCAGCCTTGGGGAGTCTGCGTGTGCTCAGCCGCCGCCTCAGGGAGGAAAGCTTGTCCCCCAGGGCCTTGCGCAGCCCCGCACTGTCCCCGACACAGGGCAGGTCTTGCCTGGTAGCTGGGAGTTGCCCTGTGAACATCTCCCACCGGTCCAGGGCATCCACGGCCCTGTCCACCTGCGCGAGCTCCTCCTCGGCCACTTCCCGTTCCAGGGCCTGGATACATGTGGCCAGCCACTGTCCGTGCTCCTCGATGGCCTCCACAGGACCCTCAAGCTTCGGCAGAGCCTCTGAGGCCACCAGGGAGCTCTGCCCATCCTCGGGTCCCTCAGGGAAGGCATGACTCCATGCGTCAGGGGTGAGGGGCTCTGATAGGCTGGTGACAGGCTCTGAGTCGCTCTCACAGCACATGCCAGAGTCTGCGCTGAAGGGTGGGGTGTCCTCCGACACAGATGGCTCTCCTGCCTCCTGGCAGGGCCACGAACCTGCTGCTGCCTGGGTCCAGGCGTGGAGCCTCTGCGAGGGAGAAATGGGCTGAGTTCTCTCTGGTGGGCACTTGTCTGGCCAGCAAGCAGCCCGAGGACCCAGCTACATTCAGTCACCTTAAGGCCCATGGCAAGTTGGTGCCACCAGGGCCCTGCTTCCAGCACTGCTAGGGACTGGAGTCCAGGCTGTGCCACAGCCAGACTTCCAGGTCCCAGGAGCCTGCTGTTCACTTTTCAGGAACTGGACACCTCTTGCTAACCCAGCCCTTCCTCAAAGCTGATGATTAAAGTCAGAAAATGTTAAGGCAAAAGAAATACTCAAAACACATCACCCCCTAAATGTTTCACCATGGCCTCCCATTACCTGTGTTCCTGAGGTCCCCTGTGTGTGCCATGTCTGCAGGATGGGCATCACAATCAGCAGCACTTTCCAGCTCTGCTCAATCAGTGGACACTGGCCGGCACCACAAAGCTGGGCTTTTTCTTTGAGCAGAGACACTGGCCCTGGGTGGCTCCATGGCTCTTAGAGTCCTTGGGTCATCCCAGGACATGTGGCTAATCTCCTGCATAGCTCCCCTCCTATTACAGTCATTGGCCCACCAGGTCCCTGAGCCCTGTACTAAGAGGGGACTGGCTGCCCCCAAGGGCCCAGCCACTTCAGGGAGCACCATGGGAGGAGAGGCTGCACCCACTGCCTCAGCCCTCAGGGCTCACCCAAAGTCTATTGAACACCACATCCCCGCCCTCAACTGGGTAAAGTTCCAGAAGTTCCCATCAGATGGTTGAATGAGCCCCAGATGAAGGACACAAGTGAGAAATCAAACTCTTTCACAGCCAGAGCTGTCTTCAATTCCCATTTCTCAGCCTCACCAGGATAATAAGAGCTGCCGCCAACCAAGCCCTTTGCCTGTGCCcccgtgactgggcagctggccCATGCAGGGTGTCTCCACAAGTGACAACCACACCAACTGCCCTGTTCTGCATCGACACAGGCTCCTGGCTCCCCACTAGGGAAGGGCCACACCCAGAGGTCTGGCCCTCTGCTCCCAGGGGAGTCAGTGCTATAATCTGAAAATGCCTGGCCTCTACTTCAGGCCTCCAGCATCACAGGGACCTGTTCTAACGCGTCCAGGTGAGAACCCCATCCCACCAGGGAATTGTGACACCAGGGCAGGCTGAGAGCCACTACCCTGCCAGAAACCTGCATGAGGAAGGGGCTCCCCAGAACCACAAGAGTCCGGCCTTAAACCCAGTGAAGTTCTGACAAGTTTTTGTTTTCAAGTTGATAGGTCCTGTGCCTCCATCATGAATTTGTTTTCAGCCAGAAGTGGATTTAAAGAGAAATAGAGCAAAGTTTCTGAGTTTGCAAACAAATCTCCCTATGGGAATAAGAAAGGGGACCCTGCTTCATGGCAATGCCATGTGCTGCCAGCAGAGGGCAGCATCCTCTTCCCAGCACTGCCAGAGGCAGGAGCACCTGTCCTGGACTGGGTTGGCCTGGTTCCCTCCTCCTTTCAGGGTTGGTGACTTGCCCTCCAGCCAAAGTGCAGGGTGCTCCCACTTGTCAGGTACCAGCCAAAGACTCAATCTGCCACCAAGGAGATCTGTGAGTCCCAGAGGAGCAGGACACAGCACAGGCCCTTTGTCTGTGTGTGGCTTCCCCTGGGCCAAGTAGGGAGCTGGGGCAGCGCTCACCTTGTACCTCTCAGCGAGCCGGAAACCCAGGACATGCTGCAGCTTCCTCAGGCAGATGGGGCAGAGGTCTGGGGGCCGCCGCAGGGCTTCATCCAGGCTGAGCGCCCCTTGCATGAGGCAGCGGAGCCAGCGGCAGCTCCCCAGGCCCAGGAGGTGGCAGAGTTCGTGGCATGTGACCTGAGGGGGAAGGCCACCAGCCTTGTCTCACAACCCTGCCCTCTACCCACAGACCCCCAACCCCTGGTGAGGACAGACTGCTAGCAAATGCTCCAAGCACACTTCCCCTCTGGGGGCTCAGGGGAAGCCACACAGCATGGGGGCTTGGGAGCCAGGTAGATCGTAGGTCAGATCCCAGCCGTCCCCCAGAGCTATGTGGCCTTTGGCAAAACACTTGGCATCTCTGAGCCTCGATTTCCTCACTCCGTAAAGTGAGGGACTGACCTCTTCCTGGAGAGAACTGGACAATATAACTGGCCAGGCAGAAGGCTCAGCCAGAGCCCACTATGACCTTCCTCTGAGGACACATCCACAGCTGCCCAGCCACCCACCCTCTTCCTGTCCCCCATGCCTACCTTGCAGCACTGTACCACCCCCAGGGCACTGAAGCAATGGCTCCTGCCTGTGTCCTGCAGCGGGGTCTCAGGGCCATTTGCTGCCACCTCAAGCAGACCTGGATCAAGGTCACTGGGCCCCACCTGAGAGAATTTCCCTGAGAACCGGGCGAAGCTGCAGACTCCCACATCTGGGGAGAGGGAAGGACAAGGGGACTCAGTGAGCAGCCTCGGATGCAGGGAGCCCGGAGTGAAAGCAGCCCATCCTCTCTTGCAACCCAGGCATGACCTGAGGATGAGCAGTCCAAGCAGACCCTGCCCTGCCAGCATGCCCACAAGAAGGCCGGCCCTGAGGCAGCAGCCAAGCCAGCCTCTTGCCCAGGAATAGCAAAAATGTGGGGGATCAAGATCatgcagctgtttccacaggtgtgcatcaccctcCCCTGGAGCAAGAGCACATGCCAGGCTCCCTCTAGGTGGAAACTGCAGGGCCCCAGCTCACCATGCCCTGGGAGGGACTTGCTGAAGGTGAAGCTCCAGGTCTCGTGGGGGTACAGGTCAGACAGCGTGAGGCCCAGCACACACAGTGCGTCATCTGGCTTGTTGTTCTTCAAAAAGGACAGGATACCATCTAGGAGGAGATTGCTGGGTGTCAGGAGGTGGCTAGGGACCCATCTCCAGCCCCTGCTCAGGACAGGCTAATAGATATGGAAATGGAGACATTATTCTGTATTAACTAGAAGGACAAGGTCAGAATGAGAGACCAGAATGGAGGATGGAGGAAGAGGCCACAAGCCAATGAATGCAGACATCCCCCGGAAACTGGAAAAGGTGGATAGATTCTCCCCAGAGCCTGAGGAGGAACGCAGCCCACCCACACCTTGACCTCCACACAGGGAGACTCCTAACCCACAAAACTGTAAGACCAGTTGTGTGGTCATCAGTTACAGCAGTGATAGGGACCAACACTCCCCAGGAGTGTGGGCATGGACAAGGCTGCGGAAGCCAGGGCACAGTCAATGAGGGGCccaagagagggagagggagggcccAGTCAGGTCCCAGGAAACCAGGAGAGAGTCTCTTGTGACTGAAGAGGGaagaaagggcagggaaagggagggggaaggccACCACAGAGGAAGTGCTTTCCGAGGAGCAAGGAGGCAAGGTGGTGGTGGGAGGGGCATCTCCACAGAGGCTGAGTGTGACCTTGACCAGGTGCCAGGCAGGGGAAGCCAGGTGGGAGCAATGCTGCAGGTGAGGAGCCGTATGGAAGGAGGGGCAGAGTCGCCTCTGATTATGTCTCCTCAGTGGAAAGAGTCAAGAAGGAGGGGGAAGAGCAGTGAGCACTGCTGGGGCACCACTGAGGGTCCTGGCCCTGTATCTCAGGAAGCCCACCCAGCACATCCCATCATGGGTGGAGGTTCAAGCAGGGGTGGACCATGCAGGGAGAGGAAGGAGATGCGGGAGAGGAAATGGGAACCAGGAATTCTACGCCTAGGAAGGGACTCAAGAAACAAGAGGCCGATCAGGGGGTGAGGAAGGAACTAGAGAGACAGGCAGAAGATGCTAGAGGAGGCCATGGGGGACACGCTCTGGCTTATGGAGATGATACAGCACATCATTGTCAGTGGAAATACAGCCTGAGCTACACATATAACTTTAAATTTCCCCaaggtaaaaaagaaaagagaacaaaTTGATTTTAACAATATGTTTGATTTAACTTACcatatcaaaaatattttcttaatacatactcaatttttttatataatttaggattgaacctaggacacTCAACCACCAAGACACATTCCcagccttcttattttttatttagagacaggatattgttaagttgcttagggcctcactaacttgctgggactggctttgaacctgccatcctcctgcctcagccttcagagccattgggattacaggtaagcACCTGTAATCTACACTGCACCCAGCTACACACATactcaaaaaattttaattatgcttttgtttgttttggtgcaactgaggattgaacccaggggatctttaccactgagccatatccccagccatttttattttttatatagagacaaagtcttgctaaattgcttagggcctcactaagttgctgactctggccttgaacttcccaTCCAGCTCCAGTGCCTGAATGCttcagcctgtaatcccagctactccagaggctgaggcaggaggatcacaagtgcaaATCCAGCCTGGTaaaattaatgagaccctgtttcaaaaaaaaaaaaagaaattaaaggactggggatgtaaatcagtggttaagtgcgcctgggttcaatctcctttaccacaacaaaataaataaaaagaagagtaaactaatttttcaaacaaaatgtCCAACAATCAAAATAACAGATGGGGCCTCAAGGACTGGGTCATCTGGCCACAGGAAGGCCCTTGCAAAGGGAATGTCTGGAGCAAAGCTGAGCAGCTTTCAAAGGGTGCCTTCACCTGCTCTGCATCCCAGGGAACACTCTGGgagtgggccctgagctgtggggCCAACTCCATAGACTGCTGGGGAGGAAGAGGAACTCCTTATTCCCATTCTGTCCAAAAGGTGGGGAAAACTGATGCCCCACAGAAGAGCAAACAAGTTCCTTCTGTCTCTGGAGCTCCTTCCTCCCCTTTTCTTTCCAGAATCGGCCTTTTGCTACACAGTGGGATGGGGCCTCACTGGCCCTGGTCTGGGCTCCACCCCCAGCCTGGCTCACCTGTGTGGAGCTGCCGCTCACCAGAGTCCTGACTGGGGCGCGAGGAGCAACGGATGGACGCAGCCGCCACAGAGGGCAGGCACTTGACCCGCAAGCCTAGGAAGAAGGCCTCCACGCAGCTCCGCAGGTGGTCCAGCAGGGGGCATCCTGCCAGCTCCTCGCTCAGATCTGGGGGCAGAGCAGCTGGTCAGCCCCACTGTGCCCCCAAAGGTCTGTGACCTCCGCATCAGGGAGCTGCCACCAACACTGGCCATCCAGGCAAACAAGGCCAGTGCCCAGACAAGAGGGCAGGAACCCTGGCATTGTGGCGcaaagactgagacaggaggattccaagctcaaggccagactgtgtcaaaataaagaataaaaagggctggggatgtagctcagtggtaaatcatccctggattcaatccccactatcaaaaaagaaaacaaggctggggctgtggctcaggggtagagcgctcgcctcacgtgcgaggctctgggttcgatcctcagcaccacataaaaataaataaattaaataaaggaattgtatccaactacaactaaaaaataaaatattaaaaaaacaacaataaaggaCAGAAGTCACTGTCACACGTGAAACTCAGGGAGGCAGGGACTTCTACAGTGCTGCTAGAAGCCCATAAGCTGACCAGGAGAGGCCCCCTAGCAGCGGGTGGCAGAAGCAAGCATGTTCCTCAGCTGCAAAAAGTCAGCCTGGTTGAAACAGGAGTGTAGGCTCACGCTGGAAAGCAAGGGCTTGGCAGGGCCGGGGGGGACACCACCAGATGGCATGCTAGGAGGACAGATAGACGCAACCAAGAGTGGAGGCCATGGGAATGGTTGCAAGGTCTCCAGACCCTGGTCTCAGCCTGGACCTGGTAGAAATTCAGGACTCAGGCCCACCCCAGACCTCACGCCCATCTTGGCAAGGTGCCATGTGTCCACATGTCAGGGAAGAGGCTCCCGGAGATATAAGCAGGACACATAAAAAGGGTCTGGCCCCGCAGGGTCAGAAGCAGAGTCTCAGATGTGGGATTATGTAGAGCAAGACCCCTGAAGCCTCCAGCACGCTGATCCTGAGCATCTAGGAGGGGGATGGCGTAGACCCTGGGGGCTGGCGTGGACCCCTGGGGGCTGCCAACTAGCCTGCTGAGGGCAAGGCCAGTCGAAGCCCAGCCTTCCTCTGGCTGGCTGCACAGGTGCCAGCCTCAAGGGAAGGGTGTGACCCACCAGTACCCCGACAGAAGCTTGACATTCCTCTCCAAAGCCAAGTGCCACTTATGCCAGGCTGGGGCCACCTGCACTTGGAATGCTGACAGCACGGTGGCCGGCCCACCTCTGACCCTCCCCATTACCTGGCTGGGCTATTCTCTTGACCCTCAGATCTCCCTGTGTCCCCCAATCTCTTGACAAATGAAGAGCCCTGGAAGACAGCAGCCATGCCGGGGGTCCCTGAGTCCTGCTCCCAATGCCCACCTGAGGGTGGGATGGTCCCACGGCTCCAGGCTTTCTGACCAGTGTCAAAGACGAGTGGAGGAAGACAGGGCCTCCCTGCTTCACCCCAATTCCGAACACACCCAATGCCACCAGCCCTAATTCCAGCCCTGCTTGGGGCTGTGCCCAAGCTGGTTCCCTGGCTCCAGCCCCCTCCCTGTACCTATTGGTTGCAGGTAAATGTGTTTCCGAGCCAGGCTCTGCTTCCGGTGCTGCAGGGAGGTGTGGAACGTCTGAAA is a window encoding:
- the LOC143385228 gene encoding archaemetzincin-1-like isoform X1, which encodes MLQCRQAQEFSFGPRALKDALVSSDAGLQQLYASAFTPAERLFLSEAYNPQRTLFCTLLIHSAFDWLLSHPEAPEDFQTFHTSLQHRKQSLARKHIYLQPIDLSEELAGCPLLDHLRSCVEAFFLGLRVKCLPSVAAASIRCSSRPSQDSGERQLHTDGILSFLKNNKPDDALCVLGLTLSDLYPHETWSFTFSKSLPGHDVGVCSFARFSGKFSQVGPSDLDPGLLEVAANGPETPLQDTGRSHCFSALGVVQCCKVTCHELCHLLGLGSCRWLRCLMQGALSLDEALRRPPDLCPICLRKLQHVLGFRLAERYKRLHAWTQAAAGSWPCQEAGEPSVSEDTPPFSADSGMCCESDSEPVTSLSEPLTPDAWSHAFPEGPEDGQSSLVASEALPKLEGPVEAIEEHGQWLATCIQALEREVAEEELAQVDRAVDALDRWEMFTGQLPATRQDLPCVGDSAGLRKALGDKLSSLRRRLSTRRLPKAESSPCRWEGGS
- the LOC143385228 gene encoding archaemetzincin-1-like isoform X2 is translated as MLQCRQAQEFSFGPRALKDALVSSDAGLQQLYASAFTPAERLFLSEAYNPQRTLFCTLLIHSAFDWLLSHPEAPEDFQTFHTSLQHRKQSLARKHIYLQPIDLSEELAGCPLLDHLRSCVEAFFLGLRVKCLPSVAAASIRCSSRPSQDSGERQLHTDGILSFLKNNKPDDALCVLGLTLSDLYPHETWSFTFSKSLPGHGHMPRTLPPPGPGELPLAPLPHARGAQPG